A region from the Polaribacter sp. Hel1_33_78 genome encodes:
- a CDS encoding methylated-DNA--[protein]-cysteine S-methyltransferase, producing MYSTETTYYKTPIGTAKIVGDKNGIQAVSILDDDLETSSKTPYCLQDCVVQLEEYFQGKRESFNLTVNPKGTPFQIKVWKKLLKIPYGKTRTYLEQSKALGDVKAIRAVASANGKNPLWIIIPCHRVIGSDGSLTGYAGGIWRKKWLLAHENPVKQQSLF from the coding sequence ATGTACTCAACCGAAACTACATATTACAAAACACCCATAGGAACTGCCAAAATTGTTGGAGATAAAAACGGAATACAAGCTGTTTCTATCTTGGATGATGATCTAGAAACATCCTCAAAAACTCCATATTGCCTGCAAGATTGTGTAGTGCAATTAGAAGAATACTTTCAGGGAAAAAGGGAAAGCTTTAACCTAACTGTAAATCCAAAAGGAACACCATTTCAAATAAAAGTATGGAAAAAATTACTTAAAATTCCATATGGTAAAACAAGAACTTATTTAGAACAAAGCAAGGCTTTAGGCGATGTAAAAGCAATAAGAGCTGTTGCTTCAGCGAATGGAAAAAACCCACTTTGGATTATTATTCCTTGTCACAGAGTAATTGGTTCTGACGGCTCTTTAACGGGCTATGCAGGCGGAATATGGCGTAAAAAATGGTTATTGGCTCATGAAAACCCTGTAAAACAGCAATCTCTCTTCTAG